The DNA region CAGTGGTGTTAAAGTTCCAACAACACAGGATCCTAAGTTATACTTAGTTTCTAATGAATTCATAGTGATTTTGCATGAAATCTTTAAatttagtaggtatgtatgcttttgatttttcatattttcttGTCACAATAACACTTGTAATGGTTGaagcagaaataaaataaaatgaattgaCTACATTTGATTATGGACTCTTGTCGTGATTAGGCATCTGTATGTACTTTTAATGTGGACAACATTATCTCATCATCATCTCATTTTGAATTCTAGCCAAGTCTAAATTTAAGCTAAATACTTAGGTATAAGTCTTAAAACTCCTTTCTTTTCAAATCACGTCCAAATTACGTCTTCCACAAGTTACATCAACATCTAGATCTAGAAAGTGAAATTTGCTCTTATTCAACAAAAAGCTATCTCAAACATAGTGTCATTCTAGTTCACGCACAGATTTATCAAAGCTAGCCTTTAACAACATGACAATAGGAATGAAAGCCCGCATTTTCGTGAATGGAACAATCTACTCTATACTTACACTCCATTATGCAATATGGGCCGCCGCCATTTTGTATTCTCCTCGTGCCGCCATTTGCATTGGCCGCCATGTCCGGATTGTGAAATGGTTGTTTCTCTTCCGTCCGAACGGCCGGTGTCACACTTAGCAATGTGCTCGTTGATTACATTTAATTAGGTCTGTTGAGGACGTATGAGAATTTGGATTGGATCGCCGTGAGGGACCAGGTCCTTAGGATGCTGTTAAGAAAATTATAATCACTAACTCCGATTGCCTTATTCGATAAGCCAATTTTATTCCCGATTTCAGAATTGCCTCatgataaaagttgttcattatgacctcaaaagacACTGTAACTGTTTGGCTAGGCTAGGCTTAACTAGGTAGCTAAGTACTtatttaggtaggtaagtacTGTGATTTTTTGGTGGTCACTAATTGCCTGCCTAAGTACTTCATGAAAGTGACACTTTCCCAACGGCCCTGACGGAGATTTTCATTTAAGTTCCAATTCATAATTATGTCCTAAGTATAGTACATAAACAGTTTGTTTAAAACATCTTTAACTTGCTATTGGTTGAACAAATGAACATGGAATCCTAAGTTTTGTTTTGTTGTTTTGTTTTCTGATTTTCGTGTTAAGTAACCCTATTTGGTACTCGAACCGCGTGTGCGATGGTCATACCTGCATTACAGACGCTCTTTGtagacacttttactttacaaatggtctagttaacCTTTTTCTACGTTCGGCGTCTTTGATGGAAATGGCTACCAaaatactgtattttatttaaatatttaattcgaTTTGATAGCGATATTATACCAGGCGGTATAGCACACCTTGTGATCTCGCACGCGatttaaatatgtacatactaTTTAGGAAGCACAATAATTGAGActttattacatatattatctCAAGGTAAATACCATTAGATACTTCTAGAAAAGAAATGGTTAGAAGTAGGTATTACTGTGTaacgtaggtataggtacattaTTTCAAATTATAGATTAGGGAATGATATAAACTTAGCGATGAAATTATGGAGCAGTTtccaaattattttttacgcAACGCCAGGTAGCGATGCGGTGTAGTTATAAGCTTGGTTCTACAAAATATCTGAACTTATCTCGTCTTCAGGCAACATAATATGGAATGAAACAAATTTTAGCAATAAAACGGtaatgtttaatattttattatcattcaGCAAGGTTATGACAATATTAGGTAAGTACTTTTAAGTCGAAGGTATATTAGGGACCTCACAGAACTAGGTTATTATAGCCTGCGTATAGTGCGTTGGCTCGCTTTCCTACCATAAGCGTTGCTATAATAGTGTCCAGTGGGTCAACGGAATGCCTTAGCGCTTTGCATCGCAATgagtgtataattgtatatgtatggcACGGATTAATATTAGTTTGATGGTATTTGGGAATGTGCCATAATAGGTAGGCAGGTGAGCAGAGTTCTACATTGTTTTAGGCTCGCGCCCCGCGAATATTTGGACATGTTCGGGTTTTCTGAGTTGCCTCCATTTTattgacgatcggtctggctcagtcggtagtgaccctgcctgctgagctggttcgaatcccggtaagggcatttatttgtgtgatgagcacagatgttccGTAGACTCcgtagtcatggatgttttctatgtatataagtatttatttatctatttaagtaaatatgactgtatatcgtcgcttagcatctatacaagctttgcttagtttggggctaagttgatctgtgtaaggtgtccccaatatttatttatttatttagatggCGGTGGGCATGGCATGGATTGGCTTGGCACCATTGAATTGTGTTGTGTTCTGCTATTTAGAATACGCGGGATAACCTCTTAATTAGTAGCAGAGCGGTTAGCACGCAGCGTAGTCGCAAAAATCCCATGCAATAACTTGTACCCCTAAAATGTGTAggccttttagggataaaactagatggcgctgtttcgcagcctgaaagtggcaaaaatcatattttccccaaatatttttgcgtgtttgtatttttataagaacaaattacatatttctttattttaatatcatgataataattaaagcctgtcaaccaaattttggcagtagcaatgtacatcaaactaaagtatggtatccctatgaaacgaacaaaaaccagctatgtacgtcgaacagctacagattttttttttcaaggggcttgTTGGGCCTGCAGCATTGGAATGCCTCCCTAATAAAAAAAGCATATGAAACGCGTATACTCATCCTttacttccttacgaattagataatgtattaaaaagggacggatataatgctagttatttctctttttggtagggtggaggtttccacagataggatacaaatgacacgcgaatttccaccgattttcaaaactagtgttgctagcccgcgatttttcaaatttgccgcattTTTTTTGTGACAAGGTTTGGTTGACGGTCTTTACTTATCTTATTTTAAGTATCTCTTGAGAATCTAGTCTAATTATTTGTTTGTTACCTTAACGTTTGTTCTTACCTCCGTTtttgtttgaataaataaataataagcagATAGCGCATATTTTATGAGGTCGAGTTGCGGTAACCCCCTCGACTGTCAAAAATGTACacctaatataaaataaataaatattataggatattcttacacagattgactgagtcccacggtaagctcaagaaggcttgtgttgcaggtactcagacaacgatatatataatatacaaatacttatatagatacatagaaaacatccacgactcaggaactGTGGTCATCAGACAAATAAACGCCcctaccgggatttgaacccgggaccgcggcttagcaggcaggcaggcttttttttcattctaaccccaacgtgtgatatattgttggataggtatttaatgaataagggtttactaaaatcgttttttgataatattaatattttcggaaataatcgctcctaaaggaaaaaaaagtgtcccccccctctaacttttgaaccatatgtttaaaaaatatgaaaaaaatcacaaaaatagaactttataaagactttctaggaaaattgttttcaacttgataggattagtagtttttgagaaaaatacggaaaactacggaaccctacactgagcgtggcccgacacgctcttggccggtttttttttgtatgaataggtagacgtttgaccacgatcataCCTGATGGTAAGTGGTGATGCAGTCTACGGTGGAGTACGcgcgcttacctatgagatacctatttactcttgccttaaagagacctggattgtactcgtgcggaaacacagactcaggcagggcattccactccttggcggttcgcaaaaacaatgttgaagcgaaacgcttgcgccgtggcttgcgtgggcgacggtcgcgcgatggtcgcacgacggcgatgcgacgcatacgaaatcaaaccttatcgatatggaagtatgagacgcgacggcgacggtcgcgacctccggaacgaaagtcgcactaCCAGCGCTGATCGACTGTCACTTGTTTCACTTAATTACCCACCCATTAAAATAACAAactacaaatacatatattatatctgTCCCAATATCTCACACTCACCTCTCACGTTTCGAATACTAACAAGTCCATATATCGAGACCATACGCTCTGGTATGCCAAAGGAAAGTAAGGATGCGGTCTCACCAGCAAGACAATTGGCGTTAGAAAGTCAGATCCTGAATCACTCTTAATGTATTAGAAACACGTATGAGAGCTATGAGGTTTTGGCGCGAAAACTTGGAGGGAAAAGTGAAGCATTTAAATTGTGATTGGATATTGATACCACAGTAACCGTCACTAGCTCAAGGTGGCTGTGAGGTCTGTGGGCCAGTTTGTCAGATTCAAAAAAAACAATCAGCTGTCTGGTcttatatgtattattaattagtattacattattatttttgtcaaGTTTGCAAATGTTGAACATTTTTCGGCTCTTCATGGCTGTTAGTATCTATACTAATCTTTCTTGATTGAAATATAATATAGAATAACAAATTTTTATGTATAGTagataattaattttaattgtatctGCGTTTAGGATTCCATTATTTTTAGGAAGTATTTAGATACCTATTTGGAAATTACCTATATTGGACTCAGAGCTTTATTGTATGGAAGTCACAAAAATGACCATAGAAGAAGCAGAAAATTGTTCCTTAGCTTTTTCTAGCTAATCCCAAggttttcaaataatttaataaaacaaaacacaacTTTCCTTCAAACTACTTGTTCTTTATTTCattcaaaaataaacaaaagcagaggttgaaagaaaataccAATGTTacattaaaactttatttaaaaataaataaaaataaaacaaaaaaacattcacacatcACAATCACGCGCCTATcactcaataaataaattgcactACATAGTATTTACACGCATCAGTTTCACTTGAAACTATTATTTGGTCTATGTCCGTTCGATCgattcgatttttgaatttggtCTGAACGGTTTTTTTCTGAGGCTTGGGTCGTTCGTATTCAGTCCGGGTTCGAGTAGACGTTTAGTGGTAAGCGTTGTAAGCAAGTTCCTGGGCGATTTCTTGAGGTTCAGCTGTGTCCCTCCTTTGGCGAGCGGCGTAGGCGGCGTCCCAAGGTCCATGGGCTGCGATCTGGGGGTGGGTGTTGTCCGCGGCGATCTGGGTAAACTACAAGGTTAGGCTCAAGGGTAAGTGAGGAAATGTTAGACGAAAGGTGCAAATACTACAAACTTAAATATGTGACTTCAGTGATATGATATTATGGAACATGTGTGCGTGATTTAGAAGAAGGTGTTTGTGAAAATAAACTTCATTCGTATTCCCAGACAGATCGCATAAAAAACAATTAGGCCGTTCAAAATAATATGCCATATGATCTTGCAGACGGTGAAAAACTGCATTAATAGTGATGCCCTGCATAATATCGCCTCATTTAAATTCAGAATAGGGAATATAGTGAAAGTGGTGCTTTATAGAATCGGTGCAGTGAATATCGAATACGATGCGATTTTAGTTTACCTTTTCAAATCGTAAAGTATtctaaattaaacaattgaacTCACCTTTTTGCAAAGCTGGAAGATGGCGAGAGCAACGGAGACGACGAAAGAGAAGAAAGACAGCTGCAGGGCGTTCCAGGCCTTCAGACCGAGGACTCCGATAGCCAGAGGGATGAGGGTCATAGCCTTGAGGAGCACGAACACCAGGATTGGCACGATGATCTTCTTGAGCTTAGCTTTACGGGCCTCTCCAACGGAACGAGCACCTTCCTTGTTGAACTTGATGTTCACGCTCATCTCATCCTGGTCCAGGTTCCTCGGGCTCACGGTGATCTTGGTGTCGGCGATGGGCAGTTGAAAGGTCACGTCGTGGGACTGGATGAAGCTTTCAACGTTGTCGAAGAAGTCCCCGGTGGAACGGCCGGTGACGTCATTGGCAGCATCGTTCTTGGTCACTTCCACGGCTTCGGAGATCTAGACAAAAAAATCATTAGATGACAACTTAAGTGGAAAAAACATTGAAGGTTAGATATATGATATTCAGTGTTATATTTACCTGGAAAGTGTCTTTCTTGAAGATGGTATCCAACAAGGACATAACCTTGAATTTGATGCAAGCGGTAGGATCAGATCCTTCAGCACAGCCGGACCTCATCTCCTCAACCATCCCATCCATGGGTGTTCCCTTCCAGAACCCTTGCTTGGCAGGCTGAGCTAAGGCACCTCCGAAGAGCGCCAAGGCCACGACGAACATCGCTCTGTGAGACACCATCTTGTCTGTTCTCCTGGTGTGTACCGTTGGAAGGCTGGTGAGTGTGTGATGATTTCGTCAGGGACTCCGCGCTTTTTATACAGCCATTTCAAATTCAGCACGTTGTTGGTAGTTCCGGTACGCATTGGCTTGTCGTCAATGAACCAGGTGGGGAGTTACGATCTTTTGAAGCGGACAGGATCTAAGTGTAAGGGAAAGCTATTTGATATGAATCCTCCTCAACTGTCTAAATCCAAAAAGTCTTATCCTTAAAGACTGTTGTTTATTCTCCAGTCGTTTAGGTTTGGAGTGTTTGGAGTGCCTTTTCTGTTGTTTGTGACACCGTACCCCGATTCGGGCAGTTGTGATCCAGTTAAGCTGTCGCATTCTGCCTTATGGCTGATTGTATGAGTGTGAGCGAGAGGTGAGAGCGAGGGCTAGGTGTTTGATATGGAAGACGGGCAGGCAGCACGCGCACTTTGCATACGTAATGGTGTTGGCTATCATTGAACTTGTCATCGTGGAGATAACATCGCTAAAGAGCCGATTTATTACTCTGGGTGCGATGCAGGGTCAAGGATTAGCCAAGTCACATATTGTGAATGAAAGTcagatcaaaaataaaaaaagtttctcATAGGTATTTCATAATCTTATGCCTATGTCCAATTCTTATCATATTATTATAGCTTCAATAAGCTATAGATATAAAGACTGGATTTCACTGCCCTTTTCCGTCCTTTTCATCTGCATACAAAAGTGCGAAAGAGAGACCCCTAATATATATTAGCTCGTTATTGTGGATAGAGTATAGTACCAAAGCCTATAACTATATTAGATAGCAGGCAATCTAACCGCTGAAGACCGACATCTCTTCCGTGCAACCCTAAGGTAGTAATATTTACTCAGTACTTACCTACTAATGATCATTTTGTGTTATCTGAGGGTGTATATAGTGTATACGTgtttttgacagaaaatgtagaaaaatacaatcacgcctgtatcccatgaaggggtaggcaaagcacatgaaactactcgtttcagtgccactcttggcaaataaggggttgaaagaaaacgaaactgtgacattgcagtgacaggttgccagcctctcgcctacgccacaatttaacccataggtATCGTGGTGAcgtccgtgtggtgacgggttaagaatttcaccacccctttctttctaattaataataaggtttctaattaggtactaattatgtaaaaaaaaacgaaaatgatTCCttcat from Leguminivora glycinivorella isolate SPB_JAAS2020 chromosome 23, LegGlyc_1.1, whole genome shotgun sequence includes:
- the LOC125238381 gene encoding uncharacterized protein LOC125238381 isoform X1, whose protein sequence is MVSHRAMFVVALALFGGALAQPAKQGFWKGTPMDGMVEEMRSGCAEGSDPTACIKFKVMSLLDTIFKKDTFQISEAVEVTKNDAANDVTGRSTGDFFDNVESFIQSHDVTFQLPIADTKITVSPRNLDQDEMSVNIKFNKEGARSVGEARKAKLKKIIVPILVFVLLKAMTLIPLAIGVLGLKAWNALQLSFFSFVVSVALAIFQLCKKFTQIAADNTHPQIAAHGPWDAAYAARQRRDTAEPQEIAQELAYNAYH
- the LOC125238381 gene encoding uncharacterized protein LOC125238381 isoform X2 → MVSHRAMFVVALALFGGALAQPAKQGFWKGTPMDGMVEEMRSGCAEGSDPTACIKFKVMSLLDTIFKKDTFQISEAVEVTKNDAANDVTGRSTGDFFDNVESFIQSHDVTFQLPIADTKITVSPRNLDQDEMSVNIKFNKEGARSVGEARKAKLKKIIVPILVFVLLKAMTLIPLAIGVLGLKAWNALQLSFFSFVVSVALAIFQLCKKIAADNTHPQIAAHGPWDAAYAARQRRDTAEPQEIAQELAYNAYH